The Rhodothermaceae bacterium genome contains the following window.
TGGTGATCGTTTCAATCATATTCCAGAATTGGCTCGTATGGGCCTTGAAGCCTTCGTCCATGGAAACCAAGTCACCGTTCACGGTGGAAGGAAATTAACCGGTGCACGTGTTATGAGTACCGATCTGCGTGCAAGTGTATCGCTCGTACTTGCAGGATTGGTTGCCAAGGGAACTACGCATGTGGGCCGAATTTACCACTTGGATCGAGGTTACGAAGAGCTGGAATCGAAACTCAGCCAGTGCGGAATTGATATTCGGCGGGAGCAGTACGACGAATTTGCCGCGCCGAATCAGGGCTGACGCTGTACAGGGTACAAGCTATGCTGATGGATGGGCTGTGCCTCAAGATTATCGGATGGATGGCGCTGCTTGTAGGGGCCAGTGACGGCAAGGGCCGTCTCGTCGTCTTTGTGGAACTCGTATAGTCTCTGTGCTTCCTGGAGCTCCTCGGTCCGGTCCAGCGCACCGAGCGTGAGCATCCTGTTGTATAAGCCTCCCAGATCCTCAGGATCGATTGTAAGCACGCGATCAATCCATTGCAGAGCCATATCGTAGCGTTCCATCAGATAATGCATCCGTGCGATTGCGAGCAAAAGCACGCGATCATTCGGGTAGACCTCGTATACTTTCAACCATTCTGTAATCGCATCATCGTACAACCCATAACCCCTCAGCACTTCAGCACGGAAGTACGCAGTTTTGAGATATCCTGGTGATCTTTCTTCTGCTTCTTCAAGCTGCGTTTCCGCTGCTTCCAGACTGCCTTCAGCAAGATGCACCCGGGCCAAGTTGATGGGCCCTTCCGGGCTTTGCGGAGCAACTATCGAAACCTGATTGAATGCCTCCAGTGCCCCACGCGTATCTCCCTCGAGAAAAAGTCCAATTCCGTAGTCATTCCAACGCTGCCATAACGCATACGTCGTATCTGGTTGACCTCCTTCCAACCGTCTGGCGGAGGCCATCAAAGTGATCGGAATCTCGGGAGCTTCGCCCGGTCCCAATTCCCATTTCCGTAGATCAACCTCTTTACGTGCCAGGGAATCCGGCTGACCTGGAGCCACACGGCCGCGAAATGTCCAGTTGTGAAAGTACCACTTGAACTTGCGGTGATACAAACGGGCAGACAAAGTGTGGATGTCTGTGTTCGATGGCACCCGAAAACCATAATGCACCGTATGCGCTGTGCCTGGTCCTATCATATGGGCGTAGACGGTAGCGATCCAGTCCTGGGCATTACGCCGACTAATCAAATAGCTAGCGCGATCCACCTGTACTGCACCCCAAAAATGTGCCGTTGAGTCTACTCGACCCTCTGCATCTAAATCACCGGAGATCAATATCTCTGTCCCCATTGAATCCTGGGCAGAAAATTCAAGCCACATTTCATTGGAGTCGTTCGTTCCTCCGGGAAGTAGATGCCCTACGCGCCGGTTCCGAACGACTACAGTGACCTCCACTTCCGCCCCTGGTCTCAGAGGAGGCATGATATCATTGGGGCCATAAATCCGGCCATCGACGGTAACCGAAAAAACATCAACCGATGCAGAAGATCGTAACATCTCCTGGGCATCTTCTACCTGCTTGGGGTATCCTTCAAGTGTAGGGATTGCAGTATTCGCTGTCGCAAACGTGTGACTGCGGATAAACCCATCTATCCCCCCCTGATCCTCGGACGCTACCCGTGGCATATGACAATCAATGCAAGAGAGGGGCTCCTCGGGCAAATAGAATGACCGGACGGTATTCCCACTCGTGCCACTGCTTTGCCAGGCATCGTATTCATTTTGCCCGCGCTTCCAGCGATAGTTATTCACCTCAGGAGGCAAGCCTACTTTATGGCAGGTACCACAAAACTCCATGGTCTGATGGACAGGTTTCAGCATAGCTTCTCTATGTGGACCGGGATTGGCACGCAAAAGCGTATTGTGAATCCATTTACGGGTATCATCATTGGCCCGGGCAAATGGATACTCATCTGGCGAAGAGATCACATATCTGCCGTTTCCTTTGACATCTCTCAGGGCCTCAATTGCATGACAGGAAAAACATGTAATTCCTGCCTGAGAGGTCGGATGCTCAAAGTCCAAAATCTGCTCGTCAGTTAACCGCCCTGTAAAGAGGACCAGCGGATCGTGGCAGGATGCACACCATCGGGCAGGATCATTACCGCCCCGCTCAATCAATGCTTCGATACTCTTCAGGTAATAGGGGTTATTGAATGACGAGAAACGATGAACGGATGCCTCCCACTGCGCCAGAACATCTGGATGGCATCCCTGCTGACCACAGGACTCAGAATTACCCAAATCCTCATCGCTAAGATATCCTTCATGGGCTAGGATTGCCTGAGACGCGGCCAAAGGGTTCTCCTCCATCTCTTCCACATAAATTGAGCCACCGCCCTGCAACCATGGCACAAGCCCAACCAGAAACGTCACGGCAAGCCCGCTAATCAATGTCAGCGACAGCGGATGACGCCATGCATGGGCCCCACCCGAACGAAACGCCTGTCCCCATTCCAGAAATCTGTACCGTATGCCCTCTTTCAGGGAAACGTGGACCACAAATCCGATGACCGATGTAGCGACGCAAATCACATGTAAAATGAGTAATGCCCCTGCCCCCCATGTCGAACCCAGAAATACCAGCCCAAACCCTGTGGAAAGCAATGTGATGAGTGACGCTCCCGTAAAAGTTCCGGCGAAGGTTGCTTTCCAGTTGCTGCGCAGTGGCATCTTTGACAGATGCAGTGTCAGGAAGATTACTGCGGGAAGGACAAACAATGTCCCGAGACCAATATGCAGGAGCACATTGCTCATATAGAGTAGCGCCGTCGATCCCTCAACCAGGTACAGGAACAGACTGTTGACTAGCAGTACAGCAAAACCGCCCAACAGCACAGCAACCAATCGTCGCTGACGCTTAGGTAATCGTATGTAGCGAGTACGCGGGCGTCTCATTCACTAGTTAGTAGATTGATTCGGGCCATCGCAACTGCACTCCCTGCTCCGTTAATAAACTCTGGAACTCATTCAAATGATTTGCGCGCACTCCTCTTGGTGTTGTTGATTTAGCAATACACCAGGCAGCAAGCGCGCCGACCGATTCACCGATATTCCATTCGACCGGGTGTAACCGATAGCATCCACCGGTTATATGCGTAACTCCAATATTTTTTGCCGCGGGCAACAAGTTCTCCATCCGGACCGGAATCAATGCACCCATCGGAATTTCGAAAGGCAGCGAGGCCACATCAATGTAGTTGTCCCCTCCGGTAGATGGATGTAAATCGATGCGATAGCTTCCCACTCCGATTGAGTCATCAAAATGTTCAGCCCGATTCGTGCCTTCCCGAGCTTCTTTTCCCACATGATGCTCGGTGACCGTAAACTCCGACTGAATCCGCCTAGATTCCCGTAAATAGGGTGATTTTGCAAGTCCGTCCGACGTTCCCATCACATCACCACGTAATCTGAGTCCGGGCCAGCCTTGACCACCATCTTCTCGTGGAACTTCAGTTTGTAGCCAGTAGAAGAGTGACAGGCTTAGGTCGTGAGCAGCTTGTCGATGAATGCTGCTGTCGGGCGTACCAAAGAGATTACCGTTGATATAATCGTTCTGAGGCCAGTTTACCAGGGAAATTCCCCCAGAATATGTTCCTGGTGCAAATAACCCTGGATCTATGAGCCTGCGATAAATCCACAGATTAAAGTTTTCGGTGACCGCTCCGGGTCGTGGGTCAAATGATGCAGTCCTGGGCTCAAGGGTAATGGGATGGCTGTAGGTCAAGCTGAGGAGCTTTCCAGGCCATGGAGGTTCAATTGGAGGGACATAGTCCCGCCAGTATTCGTACGACTCGGGTCGCTCAATTGTATGATCCTCCCCCGGTCTATAATCCATTGCAAAGCACCATGTAGGAGCCTGCAAATTATGGGGATCGGGACGTGTGGATGCATGCAACTCACCAGTGTCCGGCTCTGCGCCCATCACATATTCTGTCTGCGAAAGATCAAGAAGCGACCCATCCTCGGTCGCATCAATAAAGTACTTTGCCCGGATTATGCCCTGCATGGGTGATACGTGAACCGCTTGGATTTTGTCACCATGGACTTCTGCAGAAGTAGGCCGGGTATTCAATAATATTTGGAGTTGTCCGCTGCTGAGGTAGGGAGCAAACCAGTCATTGAGGATTGCAAGGGCGGCCCGAGGTTCATGACAGAGTCGCGAGACTCCACAGGTGCCCGGGTTCAAAAGCTCTGTCTCAGGGCTGATGAGTGGATAAAGCCTTCGATAGTAGCTACGGATTTCATTCCGGAATGCCAGATAGCTGGCGGTTGCCCCGTGGGCTTCAATCCACTGATGTTCATCCGGCGGGACCCCTTGTTGCGTGAACTGCCCTCCAATCCAATCGGTCTCCTCGGTGAGAATAACTTTTTGATTCATTCTTAGCGCCGCCAATGCTGCGGCACATCCTCCCGTTCCCCCTCCAATGATCGCTATGTCTGCTTCCCATTCGCTATGAAATTGGGACAACGCCAGTAGGCCTCCACTGGAAAGTTGCAAGAATGATCGTCTTGAGAACATGGATCAATCTGGAATCAATATGAATTATGAGGCAGATTGGAAATTGATCCAATCTATTTATTTAACGAGCATCATCGAACGTGTGACATGATGCTCCCCGGCATGAACCACATAGCGGTAGCTTCCCGAAGCCAACCCTGTCGTCGTGATCCATACCACATGTTCGCCAGCACTCAGTGTCTCTCTTACGGATTGGGCTTTACGGCCAGTAATATCGTAGATATTGATTTCTACCAACCCGGGCTCAGTCAGTGAAATCGGGATTGCAGTTCCTGTCCGAAACGGATTTGGGAAATTCTGACCAACGGTAACCGTTTCGATTTTCTCTGGTAAGGGGCTGGTACGCGTGGGTGTGGCGTCCGTTGATTTGACCTCACTAATAAGCGTCAGGTTTGGCAGCACATCGTTCGTCACTTCGCAGTAATACTCTGCAACCGGTTCATTGGCGTTAACGCGAACGGATGCAGAATTGGCCCCATCCATAGCATTCCCGTCCCGATACCACTGATATACATTCCCGTCTGCCGAATCAGCCACGCTGAAAATGACTTCTGCATCGGTTCTCTGTACCCATGTAATCAGGGAGTCCTGTGGTGCATACGTAAATGAGTCGCGATTAATCAACCCAACATTTGATAGCAAGTCTGTAAAGTTGAGCTGATTCCCGGATACATCGACTGTATCTAGAAAAGCCCACTCGATAAGCGCACCAATCTCGTGGAGATCATTGTTGGCAAGATCCAGATATTCCAGGTAATAGATTGTCCTGCGCGGAGGTGAAAACCCACCGGTGAACTGGTTATTGCTTAATCGAATGTCAATCAGCCTCTGATGCCCGTAGATCACTTCGAGCGTCCCCGAAAAAGCATTTTCTCTAAGATCGATTTTTCGCAGTGATGTGAGTGGGCCGATGATTGAGGGAAAATCTCCGCTCAGTTGGTTCTGGCGCAAATGAAGTTCGTCTAATGTGACCGGCAGCGAATTCACCTCACCGGTAAGCTGGTTATCCGAGAGATTCAGGATTCGCATATTTGCGCTGCTTCCCAAGTCGAATGGCACGTTGCCAGTCAATTGGTTTCCCTCCAAATCCAGAGTACCGAGAGAAGCTACTCCTCCAAACCCTTCGGGGATGGGTCCACTGAGGAGATTGTGGGCCAGAAGTAATTTTGTCAGATCTCTCGCCGTTGTCAACTCAGAGGGAATTGTACCCGTATGCTGATTACCTTCCAGGGACAAATTCTGCAGCGCGGGCATCGTTGCTAGTTCCGCTGGAATCGATCCGGTTAATTCATTATAGCCGACAAAAAGCGATTCAAGGGATCGTAATTGCGCTAATTCTGGTGGGAGGGTCCCCGTCAGGCTGTTCGCATCCACAAACAATTCAATGAGTCCTTCAATATTCGCTAATTCAACGGGAATCGTGCCTTCCAACCCATTAAAGTCGAGGAATAATCGTTTTAATGTCTTGATGGATCCCAATTCTGGGGGGATCGGTCCACTTAATTGATTCAAGAAGAGGGATAGCTTTTCGAGCGCCGGCATTTGTCCTAGTTCAGGAGGAATAGGCCCGGTGAGTTGATTGCCCCAAAGAATTAATTCTCTCAGTGAACTCAAGTTGGAGAGTGAGACGGGGATTGAACTAAAGAGCCCATTTTCTGAGAGATCCAGGATTTCCAGTTTCTCCATCGTTCCGATTCCAATCGGGATGAACCCCGCCAATCCGTTACCACTGAGATCAACTGAGGTAACTCGACCATCGTCGTCCAGAGTTACGCCATACCACTCGGAAACGGGATCCTGGAGCCATCCAGAATTATCAAACCAGGACGCACCTCTAGAAAAATTGTAAAGACTTACTAGCACCAGTGAATCTGCTTCGGATGCAGTCACTTGGGCACTGATGATACCACCCCGCTTGGAATTCACTGTACGCTGCTGAATGCGCTCCGAGAGAACCCTCTGCATACGCACTTCCCGGTCTTGAGCATCAACCTGTGTAGCCATTAATAGAGTGCACAGAAGCAGACAATCAGTAAATCGTCTGATCACATTGCAGAAAGTAGCACATGCCCTACCCTCCCTCTTTCGTGGAGTCTGGAAAAGCTGATCACCACCTACCTGATGCTTCATGACACGCAAGACATAGTACGTTCGACGGTACGCCTCAAAATAATGGGAATTATACCGAAAAGTTGCAGGCTTTTCGCTTTTATGAGTGGGTAACCGTTATTGAAAGCCTTCGGGATACAGATCTAATCCTCTGAGATAGACGTAGATTGCATCGGCAAAGCGCTGTTTGTTTAGGAATTTACGGGCACGAGCTTTGACGACTTTGTGTCATGAAATTGAATTTGCCACCAGTTGACCTTCAAATTGTGAACCTGTTGGGGTCCGTCGTTCTTGGCTTTATTCATAGAATTTTCCGTGAAAACACATGTGCTAAAATTCCTAGGAATTCAGGCTAGGAATTTTTCGGGCAATCACTAGTTACGGCAGACGTACATCTATTCTCGCATTTGTAATGCTTGAGCCCTCTGGTACTTAAATCGGGAACACGCCCCGTCAAGGTATGTACAGCTCCAAGTCAACTATCCAGAGCCAGAGGGCCAAAAATATGGACAACAACGCGAATATCTGTAGGTGTTGTATCTGTGAATCGAGGGCGGAATTGAAGCCCGTCCCTAGGGGCAAAGATTCTCTCCATTTGTTATGTACGCAATGTGGTGAGTTTGAGATATCCGGTTCGGCCGTGGTTACTTTAAGTAAGTATACGTCTACAGAAAATGTGGTCAAATTTTCAGGATGGATTCTTCACGAAAATCGTGCGGACAAAATTCCAATACTTCACACAGACACGTTGAAGGACATCGTTAACCGTCCCATTCCCGGTCGCGAAGTGCGAATGATGAGTTTGCTGGTTGAACTGGTATGCATGCGACAAGAGGTAGGTACGATGATTAATGTTACCAAGGAGCCAAGACTGCTTGCGGCCACGTACACCTCGCAAGGGGGGCGTGAGGAAATAATGGGGTTGGCGCGAATGTTGAAAGATATAGGCTTAGTCGATGTCCCAGGGCGATCGGAAAATGGTACTGTCCGCGTGACTTCACAGGGATACAGAGCAGTGGATCGCATGAAGGAACCAGGAGCGGGAAAAGGACCGATGGGTTTTCAACTCCTGTAGAGCGCCAAGACATACCTACTGACTGCTCCGCGCGCCTTGGGGATTTCATTATTTACTAGATCGACTGTCCCAGTTCCAGCGGGTTTCCCAATTAATTGTAGTGAGATACTGTGAGATATTTCAATTATTCGCAATAGTCCCCTTCTTTATTGGTCACCTTTATTCAATTTCCTACGGTTGGATAATAAGCGCCATGTCAGTTGAGATACCCGCGCACGGTTCTGTAAGGGCCGGAGGATGAAAGCCCTTCCGACTACTTAACACTTCCAAAGTAATATCGCCCCAGTAGAGAGACTTACGTATTCTGGAGTCGAATCGCCAAGTTAGTCAACGATTTTCGATTACGCTTTAGGGAGGTTGACGGCATCTCCGTGGGCCAGGAATAAAAGGTCGGGATTTTGAATTTTGGAAGATGTTGGGCAAGAAAATGTGTTAGGTCATCAAAGTCTGAACATCCGCGAATAAAGGCTACCGGACGTTGACCAAATCTGGAATTAGGCACCGGTACTACGACAGACTCCTGGACTCCAGGGAAAGAATGCAGGACCTGTTCGATTTCTTCGGGGCTGATATTTTCGCCACCAGAAATAAACATATTGTCCTTGCGCCCCAATACATACAGCTGCCCAGTTGGGTCCAGTTTTCCCAGATCGCCGGTATGGAGCCAGCCATCATTATCCACTGCACTTTGCACGCTGCCTCCATGTAGATATCCCAAACACACCGCCGGGCTACGGACTAGGATTTCACCATCTTTGGCAATCTTTATTTCATTCCCCTGAAGTATATGCCCCGAGGAGCCATAGGGGAATTTCTTACCGCCGAGGGTTATCATTGAGCTCGTTTCGGTCATACCATATGTTGTTCGAATCGGCCAGCCCCCTCTTATTCCCCGATCCAGAACATGATGAGGTGTAGGTCCACCTCCTACAATGGCGGCACGCAGACTTGCAGGGGGCCGCTGATCTATGACCTGCATGAGCTGGGCCGCGACCATGGATACATGAGTGATCTCATGGACAGAAAGTGCTTCGACGAGCGGTGTGTCCGGGTCGGGAATTACGATTTTTGTCCCCGATATTAAGCATCGGAAGATGATGCTCATGCCAGATACATGCCACAGAGGGAGGCTGAGTAACCACCGATCACTGCTCCCCAAATTCAGCTTTGAACAGGCGCTCTTAGCACTGACAATATGATTGTCTAGGGTATGGACGACAGCTTTAGGCCCACTGGAGGTCCCCGAAGTATGCAGTATTGTGGCAATCTTGCCAGAACCTGCGCGAATCTCCGGGTAATCCACACGATTCGTGTCGTAAGAATCTGGATTGATTCGATTGGTCTTGAGATCTTTTCTTTTGGTTACGACATTTGTAATCCCCAATTG
Protein-coding sequences here:
- a CDS encoding T9SS type A sorting domain-containing protein; amino-acid sequence: MKHQVGGDQLFQTPRKREGRACATFCNVIRRFTDCLLLCTLLMATQVDAQDREVRMQRVLSERIQQRTVNSKRGGIISAQVTASEADSLVLVSLYNFSRGASWFDNSGWLQDPVSEWYGVTLDDDGRVTSVDLSGNGLAGFIPIGIGTMEKLEILDLSENGLFSSIPVSLSNLSSLRELILWGNQLTGPIPPELGQMPALEKLSLFLNQLSGPIPPELGSIKTLKRLFLDFNGLEGTIPVELANIEGLIELFVDANSLTGTLPPELAQLRSLESLFVGYNELTGSIPAELATMPALQNLSLEGNQHTGTIPSELTTARDLTKLLLAHNLLSGPIPEGFGGVASLGTLDLEGNQLTGNVPFDLGSSANMRILNLSDNQLTGEVNSLPVTLDELHLRQNQLSGDFPSIIGPLTSLRKIDLRENAFSGTLEVIYGHQRLIDIRLSNNQFTGGFSPPRRTIYYLEYLDLANNDLHEIGALIEWAFLDTVDVSGNQLNFTDLLSNVGLINRDSFTYAPQDSLITWVQRTDAEVIFSVADSADGNVYQWYRDGNAMDGANSASVRVNANEPVAEYYCEVTNDVLPNLTLISEVKSTDATPTRTSPLPEKIETVTVGQNFPNPFRTGTAIPISLTEPGLVEINIYDITGRKAQSVRETLSAGEHVVWITTTGLASGSYRYVVHAGEHHVTRSMMLVK
- a CDS encoding FAD-dependent oxidoreductase, giving the protein MFSRRSFLQLSSGGLLALSQFHSEWEADIAIIGGGTGGCAAALAALRMNQKVILTEETDWIGGQFTQQGVPPDEHQWIEAHGATASYLAFRNEIRSYYRRLYPLISPETELLNPGTCGVSRLCHEPRAALAILNDWFAPYLSSGQLQILLNTRPTSAEVHGDKIQAVHVSPMQGIIRAKYFIDATEDGSLLDLSQTEYVMGAEPDTGELHASTRPDPHNLQAPTWCFAMDYRPGEDHTIERPESYEYWRDYVPPIEPPWPGKLLSLTYSHPITLEPRTASFDPRPGAVTENFNLWIYRRLIDPGLFAPGTYSGGISLVNWPQNDYINGNLFGTPDSSIHRQAAHDLSLSLFYWLQTEVPREDGGQGWPGLRLRGDVMGTSDGLAKSPYLRESRRIQSEFTVTEHHVGKEAREGTNRAEHFDDSIGVGSYRIDLHPSTGGDNYIDVASLPFEIPMGALIPVRMENLLPAAKNIGVTHITGGCYRLHPVEWNIGESVGALAAWCIAKSTTPRGVRANHLNEFQSLLTEQGVQLRWPESIY
- the menE gene encoding o-succinylbenzoate--CoA ligase, giving the protein MTTKSSPLHNPPKRFIDDSFHGIGICLETSRQTLGVILEYIQKGVPVCMLSTQWPGAAVDQALDQLGITNVVTKRKDLKTNRINPDSYDTNRVDYPEIRAGSGKIATILHTSGTSSGPKAVVHTLDNHIVSAKSACSKLNLGSSDRWLLSLPLWHVSGMSIIFRCLISGTKIVIPDPDTPLVEALSVHEITHVSMVAAQLMQVIDQRPPASLRAAIVGGGPTPHHVLDRGIRGGWPIRTTYGMTETSSMITLGGKKFPYGSSGHILQGNEIKIAKDGEILVRSPAVCLGYLHGGSVQSAVDNDGWLHTGDLGKLDPTGQLYVLGRKDNMFISGGENISPEEIEQVLHSFPGVQESVVVPVPNSRFGQRPVAFIRGCSDFDDLTHFLAQHLPKFKIPTFYSWPTEMPSTSLKRNRKSLTNLAIRLQNT